A section of the Marinitoga hydrogenitolerans DSM 16785 genome encodes:
- a CDS encoding M1 family aminopeptidase, which produces MKKYLVLLFLFISFIVFAADYDLTVKILENSKVILGTMKVHLSDNEDPYFALFPNLESKDNPYINALFESKRKSKIEILEVKDENNNYLDYTIEDYSSKRFRDYQIKNSLLKVKSKEKTLIIKFKTYLFDGNAPDNVFFDDIIIWRFGWYPLIFDRNTDYSLSSHNVSIQFENLNKKFIPIISGIYKKGIYYSYGKYRTMPLILANKNSYKNLTLNTKNYEINVWFRKGQEQRAAIMATHVIKALELHTKDFGELKYKKINIVQDPYPGVYGMAADGIFLLGDGFFTTADLVLPGLFEPLTFYVISHELAHMWFGIGVGVDFANNNFMSESLADYSAHISMYEKYDDDRLYNTFLPDILVENITKDITKDFSELDQAAIFKLGYYNIENAIKDNIDEIPANFASYIYYNKGKRALFSLEEYLSRKKLLNILSEYYYEYKDKNPTEEEFFDFLSKYVEKDILYDLFENPKSFDASVKRIKDKIIIDLDNMKIPTKIRIITEDGTKEIITTKNIELEYDPSIKIDIDPEMHTFDIERHNNHFPIQIRNNLFDTDISKYDAYGINIIGNFDYTENYSSQYLSLSFEKYPYYNIDFGQYSTFSSDYNLVDMGLTTNLNLNPNPWINLKLNYLKSYYFDMQDLNGNFMLSIPNELDIGESSKVIASTTHFGFYGQFLESNNYYLSPYLIFENLYNLGLYFAGQYYFMNSLNNYIHAFSFNTAYFFDNYSPILNSFSIELDYSNNYVFNPLYGKVSLIKENDELLNNLSLAKQILGINIELLNFSDNSNKRMNFYNLFSVGDIDTTLSLIYKNVDFNNLFGFSFVISPEIYFLLDQNIPINLEFNYYYYPKSNLYTITFSLNTALDTTIRNIIN; this is translated from the coding sequence GTGAAAAAATATTTAGTGCTATTATTTTTATTTATTTCTTTTATAGTATTTGCTGCAGATTATGATTTAACTGTTAAAATTTTGGAAAATTCAAAGGTTATACTTGGTACCATGAAAGTACATCTTTCAGATAATGAGGATCCATATTTTGCCTTATTTCCTAATTTAGAAAGCAAGGATAATCCATATATAAATGCATTGTTTGAATCAAAGAGGAAATCTAAAATTGAAATTTTAGAAGTTAAAGATGAAAATAATAATTATTTAGATTATACTATAGAAGACTATTCATCAAAAAGATTCAGAGATTATCAAATAAAAAATTCACTTTTAAAAGTAAAATCAAAAGAAAAAACATTAATAATAAAATTTAAAACATATTTATTTGATGGAAATGCTCCTGATAATGTTTTTTTTGATGACATTATAATATGGAGATTTGGATGGTATCCTTTAATATTTGATAGAAATACTGATTATTCACTTTCTTCGCATAATGTATCTATACAATTTGAAAATTTGAATAAAAAGTTTATACCTATAATATCAGGAATATATAAAAAAGGGATTTACTACTCATATGGAAAATACAGAACTATGCCTTTAATATTAGCAAATAAAAATTCTTATAAAAACCTTACATTAAATACCAAAAATTATGAAATTAATGTATGGTTTAGAAAAGGGCAAGAACAAAGAGCAGCTATTATGGCTACACATGTAATAAAAGCTTTAGAATTACATACAAAAGATTTTGGTGAATTAAAATATAAAAAAATAAATATTGTTCAAGATCCATATCCTGGAGTATACGGCATGGCTGCTGACGGTATCTTTTTATTAGGAGATGGTTTTTTTACCACAGCTGATTTAGTATTGCCAGGACTATTCGAACCCTTAACTTTTTATGTTATTTCTCATGAATTAGCACATATGTGGTTTGGAATAGGTGTAGGTGTGGATTTTGCAAATAATAATTTTATGAGTGAATCCTTAGCTGATTATTCTGCTCATATCTCTATGTATGAAAAATATGATGATGATAGATTATATAATACATTTCTCCCTGATATTCTGGTTGAAAATATTACAAAAGATATTACAAAGGACTTTTCTGAATTGGACCAAGCTGCTATATTCAAATTAGGATATTATAATATTGAAAACGCTATTAAAGATAATATTGATGAAATTCCTGCGAATTTTGCATCTTATATATATTATAATAAAGGAAAAAGAGCATTATTCTCCTTAGAAGAATACCTCTCAAGAAAAAAACTATTAAATATATTATCTGAATACTATTATGAGTATAAAGATAAAAATCCGACTGAAGAGGAATTTTTCGATTTCCTTTCAAAATATGTTGAAAAAGATATATTATATGATTTATTTGAAAATCCAAAAAGCTTTGATGCTTCTGTAAAGCGTATAAAAGACAAAATAATTATAGATTTAGATAATATGAAAATACCGACAAAAATTAGAATTATCACTGAAGATGGAACAAAAGAAATTATAACTACTAAAAATATAGAATTAGAGTATGATCCTTCTATTAAAATTGATATTGATCCAGAAATGCATACTTTTGACATTGAAAGGCATAATAATCACTTTCCAATACAAATTAGAAATAATTTATTTGATACAGATATTTCTAAATATGATGCATATGGTATAAATATAATTGGAAATTTTGACTATACAGAGAATTATTCCTCACAATATTTATCCTTATCTTTTGAAAAATACCCATATTATAATATTGATTTTGGACAATATTCTACTTTTTCAAGTGATTATAATTTAGTTGATATGGGATTAACTACTAACTTGAATTTAAATCCTAATCCTTGGATAAACTTAAAACTAAACTATCTGAAAAGTTATTATTTTGATATGCAAGATTTAAATGGTAATTTTATGTTATCCATACCAAATGAATTGGATATAGGAGAATCATCAAAAGTTATTGCTTCAACAACACATTTTGGATTTTATGGGCAATTTTTGGAGTCTAACAATTATTATTTAAGTCCCTACCTGATATTTGAAAATCTATATAATTTAGGGTTATATTTCGCTGGACAATATTATTTTATGAACAGTTTAAATAATTATATTCATGCTTTTTCATTCAATACTGCATATTTTTTCGATAATTACTCTCCAATATTAAACTCATTTAGTATAGAATTAGATTATTCAAATAACTACGTATTTAATCCATTATATGGAAAAGTTTCTTTAATTAAAGAAAATGATGAATTATTGAATAATTTGAGTTTAGCTAAGCAGATTTTAGGTATAAACATAGAACTATTAAATTTTTCTGATAATTCTAATAAGAGAATGAATTTCTATAATTTATTTTCTGTTGGAGATATTGATACGACATTAAGTTTAATTTATAAAAATGTTGACTTTAATAATCTTTTTGGATTTTCCTTTGTAATTTCACCAGAAATCTATTTTCTTTTAGATCAAAATATTCCTATAAATTTGGAATTTAATTATTATTACTATCCAAAATCAAATCTATATACAATTACATTTTCACTAAATACAGCATTAGATACTACTATACGAAATATCATAAACTAA